One genomic region from Streptomyces sp. NBC_00582 encodes:
- a CDS encoding arsenate reductase/protein-tyrosine-phosphatase family protein, translating into MTAPDAGRGIGNGERAAEITTTFVGLPRDTFRILHVSTGNVCRSPITERLTRHFLSQRLGVLGGGMIVESAGTWGHEGAPMEANAETVLADFGADPSGFVGRELLDEHVIMADLVLTATRDHRAQVISMGHSAGLRTFTLKEFTRLVNAIDPATLPPLEEGVVRRARALVRAAAALRGWLLAPTLEADEVYDPYGAPLPFFRSIGDEIHQALDPVVTALTGVPARM; encoded by the coding sequence TTGACAGCCCCTGACGCGGGGCGTGGCATAGGCAACGGGGAACGCGCCGCGGAGATCACGACGACCTTCGTCGGACTTCCGCGCGACACCTTCCGCATCCTCCACGTCAGCACCGGCAACGTCTGCCGCTCGCCCATCACCGAGCGGCTGACCCGGCATTTCCTGTCGCAGCGCCTCGGGGTGCTGGGCGGCGGGATGATCGTGGAGAGCGCGGGCACCTGGGGCCACGAGGGCGCGCCGATGGAGGCCAACGCGGAGACCGTGCTGGCCGACTTCGGCGCGGACCCCTCCGGCTTCGTCGGCCGGGAACTGCTCGACGAGCACGTCATCATGGCCGACCTCGTCCTGACCGCGACCCGCGACCACCGCGCCCAGGTCATCTCCATGGGCCACTCGGCGGGCCTGCGCACCTTCACCCTGAAGGAGTTCACCCGCCTGGTGAACGCCATCGACCCGGCCACCCTGCCCCCGCTGGAGGAGGGCGTGGTCCGCCGCGCCCGGGCCCTGGTCCGCGCGGCGGCGGCCCTGCGCGGCTGGCTGCTGGCGCCCACGCTGGAGGCGGACGAGGTCTACGACCCGTACGGTGCGCCGCTGCCGTTCTTCCGCTCGATCGGTGACGAGATACATCAGGCGCTGGACCCCGTGGTGACGGCGCTGACGGGAGTGCCGGCCCGGATGTAG
- the glyA gene encoding serine hydroxymethyltransferase translates to MSVTHAPVAADADVLRRQDPEMAEILLAEATRQASTLQLVAAENFCSPAVLAALGSPLANKYAEGYPGARHHGGCEIVDVAERLAVERAKRLFGAEHANVQPHSGSSAVLAAYAALLRPGDTVLALGLPYGGHLTHGSPANFSGRWFDFVPYGVDAETGLIDYEQVRTLARSHRPKAIVCGSIAYPRHVDHALFRAVADEVGAYLIADAGHPIGLVAGGAAPSPVPYADIVCATTHKVLRGPRGGMLLCGSELAERVDRAVFPFTQAGAQMHTIAAKAVAFGEASTEAFSAYAHQVVANARVLAARLEEEGLGVTTGGTDTHLLTVDPAPLGVDGRSARGLLAAAGIVLDCCALPYADARGLRLGTAAVTTQGMREEELAGVGALMAGVLRGRVEAKRAREEVRELATAFPPYPG, encoded by the coding sequence ATGTCGGTCACTCATGCCCCCGTCGCGGCCGATGCCGATGTCCTGCGCCGGCAGGATCCCGAGATGGCCGAGATCCTGCTCGCGGAGGCGACCCGGCAGGCGTCGACGCTGCAGCTCGTCGCCGCCGAGAACTTCTGCTCGCCGGCCGTGCTGGCCGCGCTCGGCTCGCCGCTCGCCAACAAGTACGCGGAGGGGTATCCGGGGGCCCGGCACCACGGGGGCTGCGAGATCGTCGACGTCGCCGAGCGGCTCGCCGTGGAGCGGGCGAAGCGGCTGTTCGGGGCCGAGCACGCCAATGTGCAGCCCCATTCCGGCTCGTCCGCCGTGCTGGCCGCCTACGCGGCCCTGCTGAGGCCCGGTGACACCGTGCTCGCCCTCGGGCTGCCCTACGGCGGGCATCTCACCCACGGTTCGCCCGCGAACTTCTCCGGGCGCTGGTTCGACTTCGTGCCGTACGGGGTGGACGCGGAGACCGGGCTGATCGATTACGAGCAGGTGCGGACGCTGGCCCGCAGCCATCGGCCCAAGGCGATCGTGTGCGGCTCGATCGCCTATCCGCGCCATGTCGACCACGCCCTCTTCCGGGCCGTGGCCGACGAGGTCGGCGCCTATCTCATCGCCGACGCCGGGCACCCCATCGGGCTGGTCGCCGGGGGAGCGGCGCCCTCTCCGGTGCCGTACGCCGACATCGTCTGCGCCACCACCCACAAGGTGCTGCGGGGGCCGCGCGGCGGGATGCTGCTGTGCGGGAGCGAGTTGGCGGAGCGGGTGGACCGGGCCGTCTTCCCGTTCACGCAGGCCGGCGCGCAGATGCACACGATCGCCGCGAAGGCGGTCGCGTTCGGTGAGGCGTCGACCGAGGCGTTCTCGGCGTACGCCCATCAGGTGGTCGCCAATGCGAGGGTGCTGGCGGCCCGGCTGGAGGAGGAGGGGCTGGGCGTGACGACGGGCGGCACCGACACCCATCTCCTCACCGTCGATCCGGCTCCCCTCGGTGTCGACGGGCGCTCGGCGCGGGGGCTGCTCGCGGCCGCGGGGATCGTCCTGGACTGCTGTGCGCTGCCGTACGCCGATGCGCGCGGGCTCCGGCTCGGCACGGCCGCGGTGACCACGCAGGGGATGCGGGAGGAGGAGCTGGCGGGCGTCGGGGCGCTGATGGCGGGGGTGCTGCGCGGCCGGGTCGAGGCCAAGCGGGCCCGCGAGGAGGTACGGGAACTGGCCACGGCCTTCCCGCCGTATCCCGGCTGA
- the prfA gene encoding peptide chain release factor 1, protein MFEAVEELVGEHADLEKKLADPSVFADQANARKLNKRYAELTPIVATYRSWKQTGDDMETARELAADDPDFAAEVKELDKQRDELTEKLRLLLVPRDPSDDKDVILEIKAGAGGDESALFAGDLLRMYLRYAERVGWKTEIIDATESELGGYKDVQVAVKTKGGQGATEPGQGVWARLKYEGGVHRVQRVPATESQGRIHTSAAGVLVTPEAEEVDVEINPNDLRIDVYRSSGPGGQSVNTTDSAVRITHLPTGVVASCQNEKSQLQNKEQAMRILRSRLLAAAQEEAEREAADARRSQVRTVDRSEKIRTYNFPENRISDHRVGFKSYNLDQVLDGDLDAVIQACVDADSAAKLAAA, encoded by the coding sequence ATGTTCGAGGCCGTCGAGGAGTTGGTCGGTGAGCACGCCGACCTGGAGAAGAAGCTCGCCGACCCGTCGGTCTTCGCCGACCAGGCCAACGCGCGCAAGCTGAACAAGCGCTACGCCGAGCTCACCCCGATCGTCGCCACGTACCGCTCCTGGAAGCAGACCGGCGACGACATGGAGACCGCGCGCGAACTCGCCGCCGACGACCCGGACTTCGCCGCCGAGGTCAAGGAGCTGGACAAGCAGCGCGACGAGCTGACGGAGAAGCTGCGGCTGTTGCTCGTGCCCCGGGACCCGTCCGACGACAAGGACGTCATCCTGGAGATCAAGGCCGGCGCCGGCGGCGACGAGTCCGCCCTCTTCGCGGGCGACCTGCTGCGCATGTACCTGCGGTACGCCGAGCGGGTCGGCTGGAAGACCGAGATCATCGACGCCACCGAGTCCGAGCTGGGCGGCTACAAGGACGTCCAGGTCGCCGTGAAGACCAAGGGCGGCCAGGGCGCCACCGAGCCCGGTCAGGGCGTCTGGGCGCGGCTGAAGTACGAGGGCGGAGTGCACCGCGTCCAGCGGGTGCCGGCGACCGAGTCGCAGGGCCGCATCCACACCTCGGCGGCCGGTGTCCTCGTCACCCCGGAGGCGGAGGAGGTCGACGTCGAGATCAACCCCAACGACCTCCGCATCGACGTGTACCGGTCGTCCGGCCCGGGCGGCCAGTCCGTCAACACCACCGACTCCGCCGTGCGCATCACGCACCTTCCCACCGGAGTCGTCGCCTCCTGCCAGAACGAGAAGAGCCAGTTGCAGAACAAGGAGCAGGCGATGCGTATCCTGCGCTCCAGGCTCCTCGCCGCCGCGCAGGAGGAGGCGGAGCGGGAGGCCGCCGACGCCCGCCGCAGCCAGGTCCGCACCGTCGACCGCTCCGAGAAGATCCGCACGTACAACTTCCCGGAGAACCGCATCTCGGACCACCGCGTCGGCTTCAAGTCGTACAACCTTGACCAGGTCCTGGACGGCGACCTCGACGCGGTGATCCAGGCCTGCGTCGACGCGGACTCGGCGGCGAAGCTGGCAGCCGCGTAA
- a CDS encoding LCP family protein, with product MSAESTPEPGIPGEAGTTGENGSDPRHRRQRGRRKGLLIMAWTAAGIVALGGTGAGYLYFKLNGNIKSVDIDQALGTDRPTKVDNGSENILVLGSDTRSGANRKLGGGTDDGSARSDTAMIIHVYEGHQRASVVSIPRDTLIDRPVCTDTQGVRHDAAHGVMFNSAYSTGGAACAVKTVESITGIRMDHYLEVDFSGFEKLIDELGGVEVTTTKAIDDPDSHLRLKAGTHTLDGEQALGLVRTRHGVGDGSDLGRIQLQQAFIKALVTQVKHIGLFTSPKNLYDLADTATKAVTTDSDLGSVNSLMSFANGLKGISASKMHMVTMPVRYDPADPNRVVVLTKKAQQVWTALKNDEPIPAAATKDTATGEAKGVVASS from the coding sequence ATGTCCGCCGAGAGCACGCCGGAGCCCGGCATACCGGGTGAGGCCGGCACGACGGGTGAGAACGGCAGCGACCCGAGGCACCGCAGACAGCGGGGCCGGCGCAAGGGGCTGCTGATCATGGCGTGGACGGCCGCGGGCATCGTCGCCCTGGGCGGCACCGGCGCGGGCTACCTGTACTTCAAGCTCAACGGCAACATCAAGAGCGTCGACATCGACCAGGCCCTCGGCACGGACCGGCCCACCAAGGTCGACAACGGCTCCGAGAACATCCTCGTCCTCGGCTCCGACACCCGCTCCGGCGCCAACAGGAAGCTCGGCGGCGGCACCGACGACGGCAGCGCCCGCTCCGACACGGCGATGATCATCCATGTGTACGAGGGCCACCAGCGGGCCAGCGTGGTCTCCATCCCGCGCGACACCCTCATCGACCGGCCGGTGTGCACCGACACCCAGGGCGTCCGGCACGACGCGGCGCACGGCGTCATGTTCAACTCGGCGTACTCCACGGGCGGCGCGGCCTGTGCCGTGAAGACCGTCGAGTCGATCACCGGCATCCGGATGGACCACTACCTCGAGGTCGACTTCTCCGGCTTCGAGAAGCTGATCGACGAGCTCGGCGGCGTCGAGGTCACCACCACCAAGGCCATCGACGACCCCGACAGCCATCTCAGGCTCAAGGCGGGCACCCACACCCTCGACGGCGAACAGGCCCTCGGTCTCGTGCGCACCCGGCACGGCGTCGGCGACGGCTCCGACCTCGGCCGCATCCAGCTCCAGCAGGCCTTCATCAAGGCCCTGGTCACCCAGGTCAAGCACATCGGACTGTTCACCAGCCCCAAGAACCTCTACGACCTCGCGGACACCGCGACGAAGGCCGTCACCACCGACTCCGACCTCGGCTCGGTCAACTCCCTGATGTCCTTCGCGAACGGACTCAAGGGCATCAGCGCGTCGAAGATGCACATGGTGACGATGCCGGTGCGCTACGACCCCGCCGACCCCAACCGCGTCGTCGTCCTGACCAAGAAGGCCCAGCAGGTCTGGACGGCCCTGAAGAACGACGAGCCGATCCCGGCGGCGGCCACGAAGGACACGGCGACCGGGGAGGCGAAGGGGGTTGTGGCCTCGTCCTGA
- the rpmE gene encoding 50S ribosomal protein L31, with product MKRDIHPEYVETQVSCTCGASFTTRSTIASGTIRADVCSECHPFYTGKQKILDTGGRVARFEARFGKAAAGSKK from the coding sequence TTGAAGCGCGACATCCACCCCGAGTACGTCGAGACGCAGGTCAGCTGCACCTGTGGCGCGTCGTTCACCACCCGCAGCACGATCGCGAGCGGCACCATCCGCGCCGACGTCTGCTCCGAGTGCCACCCGTTCTACACGGGCAAGCAGAAGATCCTCGACACCGGTGGCCGTGTGGCCCGCTTCGAGGCCCGCTTCGGCAAGGCTGCCGCCGGCTCCAAGAAGTAG
- the prmC gene encoding peptide chain release factor N(5)-glutamine methyltransferase — translation MNLLLSEVAQATQRLAGAGVPSPRNDAEELAAFVHGVKRGELHSVKDSDFDARYWEVIARREQREPLQHITGRAYFRYLELQVGPGVFVPRPETESVVGWAIDAVRAMDVVEPCIVDLCTGSGAIALALAQEVPRSTVHAVELSEDALVWTRKNMEGSRVDLRQGNALDAFRDLDGQVDLVVSNPPYIPLTEWEYVAPEARDYDPDLALFSGEDGLDLIRGLERTAHRLLRPGGVVVIEHADTQGGQVPWIFTEERGWADAADHPDLNNRPRFATARRAMP, via the coding sequence GTGAACCTGCTGCTCTCGGAGGTGGCCCAGGCCACCCAGCGGCTGGCCGGCGCCGGCGTGCCCTCGCCGCGCAACGACGCGGAGGAGCTCGCCGCGTTCGTGCACGGCGTGAAGCGCGGTGAACTGCACTCCGTGAAGGACTCCGACTTCGACGCCCGCTACTGGGAGGTCATCGCCCGGCGTGAGCAGCGCGAGCCGCTGCAGCACATCACCGGGCGGGCCTACTTCCGCTATCTGGAGCTCCAGGTCGGCCCCGGCGTCTTCGTGCCCCGTCCCGAGACCGAGTCGGTCGTCGGGTGGGCCATAGACGCCGTACGGGCCATGGACGTCGTGGAGCCGTGCATCGTCGACCTGTGCACCGGCTCCGGCGCGATCGCGCTCGCCCTCGCCCAGGAGGTGCCGCGCTCGACCGTGCACGCCGTGGAGCTGTCCGAGGACGCCCTGGTGTGGACCCGCAAGAACATGGAGGGGTCCCGCGTCGACCTGCGTCAGGGCAACGCCCTGGACGCCTTCCGCGACCTCGACGGCCAGGTCGACCTGGTCGTCTCCAACCCGCCGTACATCCCGCTGACCGAGTGGGAGTACGTCGCTCCCGAGGCGCGGGACTACGACCCCGACCTGGCGCTGTTCTCCGGCGAGGACGGGCTCGACCTCATCCGCGGTCTGGAACGGACCGCACACCGGCTCCTGCGCCCGGGCGGTGTCGTCGTCATCGAGCACGCCGACACCCAGGGCGGCCAGGTGCCGTGGATCTTCACCGAGGAGCGGGGCTGGGCCGACGCGGCCGACCACCCGGACCTCAACAACCGCCCCCGCTTCGCGACCGCCCGCAGGGCCATGCCGTGA
- a CDS encoding trypsin-like serine protease, with protein sequence MGTPTSGGRRHRRRIRIALPVAAAGLAAAVAGVFVTTPAGAATTAPTPVHSTPSTSAIEARLATALAGDDTAGETSKSSLSASRSSGSASVDPKIIGGSTTTITTAPYMAQLWYGDDRGTSTTSDDIGFFCGGAVVAPTKILTAAHCVAGYDWKAHGAVITGTAQLLSETASGGIDLHGGTASGVWRQWNNPSYDDYTIDNDLAVLTLPNPVKATPIPMTTAGDTASYTAGTTAQVFGWGRTSSTSEDISDTLKTAELPIQSNATCSGEYGSDFIAGHMVCAGEPATGSDAGTTSACNGDSGGPLVVGGKVVGVVSWGVKDCVAAGAYSVFTKLTTYVAAAHPRVDDTNLSGDHRADLFVRNSSTKTGYEIDSKGTTLASRQSWGSYSAWNLVLQTDLDRDGYTDFVQRRASDGDLYWRHYVLSSGTWTSNLIGDNWKSRLAVVAPGDVTGDELPDLLSVDSAGVLWIYPGKGNGKFATRVKVSTGWNQYNVVRGHGDLTNDGRADLLARNKSTGAVYLYKGTGKAGTAAFSARVKVLTWSNTTYNAFDAVGDVNADGKADFLARTPGGTLYLYKGTGKATSEIFATRVSLGTSFKQYDLFG encoded by the coding sequence GTGGGTACACCCACGTCCGGGGGCCGACGGCACAGACGCCGGATACGGATCGCCCTGCCCGTCGCCGCGGCCGGTCTGGCCGCGGCCGTCGCCGGTGTGTTCGTGACGACGCCGGCGGGGGCGGCCACCACGGCGCCGACGCCCGTCCACAGCACGCCGTCCACGTCCGCGATCGAGGCACGCCTGGCGACCGCCCTCGCCGGCGACGACACCGCGGGGGAGACGTCCAAGTCCTCCCTGAGCGCGAGCAGGAGCAGTGGCTCGGCGTCCGTCGACCCGAAGATCATCGGCGGTTCGACGACGACCATCACCACCGCGCCGTACATGGCGCAGCTCTGGTACGGCGACGACCGCGGCACCTCCACCACCAGCGACGACATCGGCTTCTTCTGCGGAGGCGCGGTCGTCGCCCCGACGAAGATCCTCACCGCCGCGCACTGCGTCGCCGGGTACGACTGGAAGGCGCACGGCGCCGTCATCACCGGCACCGCGCAACTGCTGTCCGAGACCGCGAGCGGCGGTATCGACCTGCACGGCGGCACCGCCAGCGGGGTCTGGCGGCAGTGGAACAACCCGTCGTACGACGACTACACCATCGACAACGACCTCGCCGTCCTGACCCTGCCGAACCCGGTCAAGGCGACGCCGATCCCGATGACGACCGCCGGCGACACCGCGTCGTACACGGCGGGCACCACCGCGCAGGTCTTCGGCTGGGGCCGCACCAGCTCCACCAGCGAGGACATCTCGGACACGCTGAAGACGGCCGAGCTGCCGATCCAGTCCAACGCCACCTGCTCCGGCGAGTACGGCAGCGACTTCATCGCGGGGCACATGGTGTGCGCGGGCGAGCCCGCCACCGGCTCCGACGCCGGCACCACCTCCGCGTGCAACGGCGACTCCGGCGGCCCGCTGGTCGTCGGCGGCAAGGTCGTGGGCGTCGTGTCCTGGGGCGTGAAGGACTGCGTGGCGGCGGGCGCGTACAGCGTCTTCACCAAGCTCACCACGTACGTCGCCGCCGCCCACCCGCGTGTCGACGACACCAACCTCAGCGGTGACCACAGGGCCGACCTCTTCGTGCGCAACTCCTCCACGAAGACCGGCTACGAGATCGACTCCAAGGGCACCACGCTGGCCTCCCGCCAGTCCTGGGGCTCGTACAGCGCCTGGAACCTGGTCCTGCAGACCGACCTCGACCGCGACGGCTACACGGACTTCGTCCAGCGCCGCGCCTCCGACGGCGACCTGTACTGGCGGCACTACGTGCTCTCCAGCGGCACCTGGACCAGCAACCTGATCGGCGACAACTGGAAGAGCCGGCTCGCGGTCGTCGCCCCCGGCGACGTCACCGGCGACGAGCTGCCGGACCTGCTGTCGGTGGACTCCGCGGGCGTGCTGTGGATCTACCCGGGCAAGGGCAACGGCAAGTTCGCCACCCGGGTGAAGGTCTCCACCGGCTGGAACCAGTACAACGTCGTCCGCGGCCACGGCGACCTGACCAACGACGGCAGGGCCGACCTGCTCGCCCGCAACAAGAGCACCGGCGCGGTCTACCTCTACAAGGGCACCGGCAAGGCCGGCACGGCCGCCTTCTCGGCCCGCGTGAAGGTGCTGACCTGGAGCAACACGACGTACAACGCCTTCGACGCGGTCGGGGACGTCAACGCCGACGGCAAGGCCGACTTCCTGGCCCGTACGCCCGGCGGCACGCTGTACCTGTACAAGGGCACCGGAAAGGCCACGAGCGAGATCTTTGCCACAAGGGTGTCACTCGGTACCAGTTTCAAGCAGTACGACCTGTTCGGCTGA
- a CDS encoding MraY family glycosyltransferase, with protein sequence MREYLLTLCITAAVTYLLTGPVRKFAIVAGAMPEIRARDVHREPTPRLGGIAMFFGLCAGLLVADHLTNLNGVFEKSNEPRALLSGAALIWLIGVLDDKFEIDALLKLGGQMIAAGVMVMQGLTILWLPIPTVGTVALTQWQGTLLTVALVVITINAVNFVDGLDGLAAGMVCIAAAAFFMYTYRIWYSYGIEAAAPATLFAAILMGMCLGFLPHNMHPARIFMGDSGSMLIGLVLAAGAISVTGNVDPDNLFGGSERSTVHQMVPVYIPLLMPLTIIAIPAADLILAIVRRTWRGQSPFAADRGHLHHRLLEIGHSHSRAVLIMYFWSALIAFGALAYSVNAASMWIVLGVVFLSALGLVLLLLPRFTPRAPRWAEAFVPPRYRRRRSAELAAEAALVSADGAEPQPRTPVAVGVSGVNGATAVGPRSRSAR encoded by the coding sequence GTGCGTGAATACCTGCTGACGCTCTGCATCACGGCCGCGGTGACGTATCTGCTGACCGGGCCGGTACGGAAGTTCGCGATCGTGGCGGGGGCGATGCCGGAGATCAGGGCCCGTGACGTGCACCGGGAACCCACTCCGCGGCTCGGCGGGATCGCCATGTTCTTCGGGCTGTGTGCGGGGCTGCTGGTCGCGGACCATCTCACCAACCTCAACGGGGTCTTCGAGAAGTCGAACGAGCCGCGCGCCCTGCTCTCGGGTGCCGCCCTGATCTGGCTGATCGGTGTCCTGGACGACAAGTTCGAGATCGACGCGCTGCTGAAGCTGGGCGGCCAGATGATCGCCGCGGGTGTGATGGTCATGCAGGGTCTGACGATCCTGTGGCTGCCGATCCCGACGGTCGGCACGGTCGCGCTGACCCAGTGGCAGGGCACCCTGTTGACGGTGGCGCTGGTCGTGATCACCATCAACGCCGTCAACTTCGTGGACGGTCTGGACGGGCTCGCGGCCGGCATGGTGTGCATCGCCGCCGCCGCGTTCTTCATGTACACGTACCGCATCTGGTACTCGTACGGCATCGAGGCCGCCGCCCCGGCGACGCTGTTCGCGGCCATCCTGATGGGCATGTGCCTGGGCTTCCTGCCGCACAACATGCACCCCGCCCGGATCTTCATGGGCGACTCGGGCTCGATGCTGATCGGGCTGGTGCTGGCGGCGGGCGCGATCTCCGTCACGGGCAACGTCGACCCGGACAACCTCTTCGGCGGCTCCGAGCGCTCCACCGTGCACCAGATGGTGCCGGTCTACATCCCGCTGCTGATGCCGCTGACGATCATCGCGATCCCGGCCGCCGACCTGATCCTCGCGATCGTGCGCCGTACCTGGCGCGGTCAGTCGCCGTTCGCCGCGGACCGCGGGCATCTGCACCACCGGCTGCTGGAGATCGGTCACTCGCACAGCCGGGCCGTGCTGATCATGTACTTCTGGTCGGCGCTGATCGCGTTCGGCGCGCTCGCCTACTCCGTCAACGCGGCGTCCATGTGGATCGTCCTCGGTGTGGTGTTCCTCAGCGCGCTCGGGCTCGTGCTGCTTCTGCTGCCGCGCTTCACGCCGCGTGCCCCGCGCTGGGCCGAGGCGTTCGTGCCGCCGCGCTACCGCCGCCGCAGGTCCGCCGAACTGGCCGCGGAGGCCGCGCTGGTCTCCGCCGACGGGGCCGAGCCGCAGCCGCGTACGCCCGTGGCCGTCGGGGTCTCGGGGGTCAACGGGGCGACCGCCGTGGGCCCTCGTTCGCGGTCGGCAAGGTAA
- a CDS encoding L-threonylcarbamoyladenylate synthase, with amino-acid sequence MARRYDTNDATDRVTGLREAASAVRRGELVVLPTDTVYGIGADAFSKEAVGDLLDAKGRGRNMPTPVLIGSPNTLHGLVTDFSELAWELVDAFWPGALTLVAKHQPSLQWDLGDTRGTVAVRMPLHPVAIELLTEVGPMAVSSANLTGHPAPENCDYAQEMLGDSVSVYLDGGPTPGNVPSSIVDVSREIPLLLREGAITADELRKVVPDLEVAN; translated from the coding sequence ATGGCTCGGCGATACGACACCAACGACGCGACCGACCGCGTGACCGGTCTGCGTGAGGCCGCGTCCGCCGTCCGCCGGGGCGAGCTCGTGGTCCTCCCGACCGACACGGTGTACGGCATCGGCGCCGACGCGTTCTCCAAGGAGGCCGTGGGCGATCTGCTGGACGCCAAGGGCCGGGGCCGCAACATGCCCACCCCCGTCCTCATCGGCTCCCCGAACACCCTGCACGGCCTGGTCACGGACTTCTCCGAGCTGGCCTGGGAGCTGGTCGACGCGTTCTGGCCGGGCGCGCTGACGCTCGTCGCCAAGCACCAGCCGTCCCTGCAGTGGGACCTGGGCGACACCCGCGGCACGGTTGCCGTGCGCATGCCGCTGCACCCGGTCGCCATCGAGCTGCTGACCGAGGTCGGCCCCATGGCGGTGTCCTCCGCCAACCTCACCGGACACCCGGCGCCGGAGAACTGCGACTACGCCCAGGAGATGCTCGGCGACTCCGTCTCCGTCTACCTCGACGGCGGCCCCACCCCCGGGAACGTCCCGTCCTCGATCGTCGACGTCAGCCGCGAGATCCCGCTGCTGCTGCGCGAGGGGGCGATCACGGCCGACGAACTGCGCAAGGTCGTACCCGACCTCGAGGTGGCGAATTGA